A stretch of Bradyrhizobium sp. CCBAU 53338 DNA encodes these proteins:
- the cobN gene encoding cobaltochelatase subunit CobN, which yields MHVVFRESRGLEETATPRDIGQDPADLVALSFSDSDLAAFAAGWRRGREGLPSLRLANLAELRHPLSIDTYIERTLSQARGILVRLIGGESYWSYGLAALQQLAKDRNIALAVLPADGRDDIRLDAYSTLPVSTLRRLKVLCDTGGPVATQAAIAQLALASGLYAGPVVGEMAVPEMGFYDPARGVIAAPVAREGKSSALVTFYRSYLTAADTGPVDTLIAALREKGFDAHGAFVASLKAAGVADWLRAHLARNPPAAIVNATAFSALGDDGTTPFDAASCPVFQVALSSARREDWAESLRGLSPGDLAMHVVLPEVDGRLFSGVVSFKSAAERDPDLQFSHLAHRPDEERVKAVAARVAAWRRLAETPAAEKRLAIVLSNYPGRPHQIAHAVGLDALASVEALVSDLSETGFNVAPVQELGEALLRQKLTWSVAEYRAALSHLPQNLQDDLAQAWSAPESDPSCRGGAFHFAAIPCGRSIIAVQPERGDTTTRDVDYHDLARTPRHAYVAFHLWLRAQGIDAVVHMGAHGTLEWLPGKSVALSSACWPEALIGDLPVIYPFIVNDPGEAAQAKRRIGAVTIGHLPPPLEQSAVPEGLRRLERLLDEYSTADGLDPARRQRLIAAIRDEARTAGLEDDLGLDVSAAPAEAIPRIDRFVCDLKESQFGDGLHVFGRGACGDAERDALRAALAGQRVAPGPSGSPYRGRQDVLPTGRNLFAVDPRAVPTPSAHAQGIKLAEELLRRHLQDHGDWPKGLVVDLWGSATMRTAGEEFAMALHLAGLAPRWDHASGRVTGYDIIAPAELGRPRIDVTLRVSGLFRDVFAGLAQLFEAAAEALASREDEGDENPYRRRTSRVFAPRPGQYGVGLSAIPDVFTPETRDAAGEAWLSASSWAFSADGEIKPDREGIEQRLASADAFVHAQDLPETDLLLAADYAAHEAGVAAAAAHLGVSGPSLYHLDTTRPEQPHARTLTEEISRVVRARAANPAWIAGMMRHGFRGAAEISATLEHMAAFAHLAGAVPPHLFDLYYDATLGDADVRAFMARENPAALAAMETCFKRLHEASLWRTRRNSIAAALKEAS from the coding sequence ATGCACGTCGTCTTCCGCGAGAGCCGTGGTCTCGAGGAGACCGCGACGCCGAGGGACATCGGCCAGGACCCGGCCGATCTCGTGGCGCTCTCGTTCTCGGATTCCGATCTGGCGGCGTTTGCGGCCGGCTGGCGACGTGGCCGCGAGGGCCTGCCGTCGCTGCGGCTCGCCAACCTCGCGGAGCTCCGTCATCCGCTCTCGATCGACACCTATATCGAGCGGACGCTGTCGCAGGCGCGCGGCATTCTGGTGCGGTTGATCGGTGGTGAATCCTACTGGTCGTATGGTCTTGCGGCGCTCCAGCAGCTGGCAAAGGATCGCAACATCGCGCTGGCCGTGCTCCCGGCCGATGGCCGTGACGACATCAGGCTGGACGCGTACTCCACCTTGCCGGTCTCGACGCTACGCCGGCTCAAGGTGCTCTGCGATACCGGTGGGCCCGTCGCGACGCAAGCGGCGATCGCGCAGCTTGCGCTGGCCTCGGGTCTCTATGCAGGCCCGGTCGTCGGCGAGATGGCCGTGCCCGAGATGGGCTTTTACGATCCCGCACGCGGGGTGATCGCCGCGCCGGTGGCGCGCGAGGGCAAATCGTCCGCGCTGGTGACGTTCTATCGCTCCTATCTCACTGCCGCGGACACAGGGCCTGTCGATACGTTGATCGCGGCGCTGCGCGAGAAGGGCTTTGACGCACATGGCGCGTTCGTCGCCTCGCTGAAGGCTGCCGGCGTCGCGGATTGGCTGCGCGCGCATCTCGCCAGGAATCCACCCGCCGCGATCGTCAACGCGACGGCGTTCTCGGCGCTGGGTGACGACGGTACGACGCCGTTCGATGCCGCATCGTGTCCGGTGTTTCAGGTCGCGCTGTCATCGGCGCGGCGTGAGGACTGGGCGGAATCGCTGCGTGGCCTGTCGCCGGGTGATCTCGCGATGCATGTCGTGCTGCCCGAGGTCGACGGCCGCCTGTTCTCAGGCGTCGTGAGTTTCAAGTCGGCCGCAGAGCGCGATCCCGATTTGCAGTTTTCACATCTCGCCCACCGGCCGGATGAAGAGCGCGTGAAGGCTGTCGCAGCGCGCGTTGCGGCCTGGCGCCGCCTCGCGGAGACGCCGGCCGCCGAGAAGCGGCTGGCGATCGTGCTGTCGAACTATCCGGGCCGCCCGCATCAGATCGCGCATGCGGTGGGTCTCGATGCGCTCGCTTCTGTCGAGGCGTTGGTGTCCGATCTCTCCGAGACTGGCTTCAATGTTGCGCCAGTTCAGGAGCTCGGTGAGGCGCTGCTCAGGCAGAAATTGACCTGGAGCGTTGCCGAGTACCGCGCGGCGCTCTCGCATCTTCCGCAGAATTTGCAGGACGATCTCGCGCAGGCCTGGAGCGCGCCGGAGAGCGATCCGAGCTGCCGCGGCGGCGCGTTCCACTTCGCTGCGATCCCATGCGGCCGATCGATCATCGCGGTCCAGCCAGAGCGCGGCGATACGACCACGCGCGATGTCGACTATCACGATCTCGCCCGCACGCCGCGCCATGCCTATGTCGCGTTCCATCTCTGGCTCCGCGCGCAGGGGATTGATGCCGTCGTGCACATGGGCGCGCATGGCACGCTGGAATGGCTGCCCGGAAAATCCGTGGCGTTGTCGTCCGCCTGCTGGCCCGAAGCGCTGATCGGCGATCTCCCCGTCATCTATCCCTTCATCGTCAACGATCCCGGCGAGGCCGCGCAGGCCAAGCGGCGCATTGGCGCCGTCACCATCGGTCATCTGCCGCCGCCGCTCGAGCAATCCGCGGTCCCGGAAGGGCTGCGTCGGCTGGAACGCCTGCTCGACGAATATTCGACCGCCGACGGTCTCGACCCCGCCCGCCGCCAGCGCCTGATCGCCGCGATCCGGGACGAGGCGCGCACGGCAGGGCTCGAAGACGATCTCGGCCTCGATGTATCCGCCGCGCCGGCCGAAGCCATTCCGCGCATCGATCGCTTCGTCTGCGACCTCAAGGAGAGCCAGTTCGGCGACGGCCTGCACGTGTTCGGCCGCGGCGCGTGCGGTGATGCGGAGCGGGACGCGCTGCGCGCTGCGCTTGCCGGTCAGCGTGTTGCGCCGGGCCCGTCGGGCTCGCCGTATCGTGGGCGCCAGGACGTGCTGCCGACGGGGCGCAATCTCTTCGCCGTCGATCCGCGCGCGGTGCCGACGCCGTCGGCGCATGCGCAGGGGATCAAGCTCGCCGAAGAACTGCTGCGGCGGCATTTGCAGGATCACGGCGACTGGCCGAAGGGCCTCGTCGTCGATCTCTGGGGTTCCGCGACCATGCGCACCGCCGGCGAAGAGTTTGCGATGGCGCTGCATCTGGCCGGCCTCGCGCCGCGCTGGGACCACGCCTCCGGCCGCGTCACCGGCTACGACATCATCGCGCCGGCCGAACTCGGCCGCCCCCGCATCGACGTCACGCTGCGGGTGTCAGGCCTGTTCCGCGACGTCTTTGCGGGCCTTGCGCAATTGTTCGAGGCCGCGGCCGAAGCGCTCGCATCGCGCGAGGACGAGGGCGACGAGAATCCCTATCGCCGCCGCACCTCGCGCGTGTTCGCGCCGCGCCCCGGACAATACGGCGTCGGCCTTTCGGCAATCCCCGATGTTTTCACGCCGGAGACGCGCGATGCGGCTGGCGAGGCTTGGCTGTCGGCTTCGTCCTGGGCGTTCTCCGCCGATGGCGAGATCAAGCCCGATCGCGAGGGTATCGAACAGCGGCTTGCATCCGCAGATGCGTTCGTCCATGCCCAGGACCTGCCGGAGACCGATCTCCTGCTCGCTGCCGACTATGCCGCGCACGAAGCCGGCGTCGCCGCGGCGGCAGCGCATCTCGGTGTATCAGGGCCATCGCTCTATCACCTCGACACGACGCGTCCCGAGCAGCCGCACGCGCGCACGCTAACCGAAGAAATCTCCCGCGTCGTCCGTGCCCGCGCGGCCAATCCTGCCTGGATCGCCGGCATGATGCGCCACGGCTTCCGCGGCGCGGCCGAGATCTCCGCGACGCTGGAGCACATGGCCGCCTTCGCGCATCTGGCCGGCGCCGTGCCGCCGCATCTGTTCGATCTCTATTATGACGCGACGCTCGGCGATGCCGATGTGCGCGCTTTCATGGCGCGCGAAAACCCGGCGGCGCTTGCCGCGATGGAAACGTGCTTCAAGCGCCTGCACGAGGCCTCGCTCTGGCGAACGCGCCGCAATTCGATCGCGGCCGCGCTGAAGGAGGCGTCATGA
- a CDS encoding DUF1636 domain-containing protein: MTVTLHVCITCRAGQTLGEGEVAPGKRLHGAILEAGVPEGVTVVPVECLSACSQGCSVALSAPGRWSYVYGRLSDANAHDVVAGAAAYAAAPDGLVPWRSRPEIFRKQSLARIPPIAVLPEAAE; encoded by the coding sequence ATGACCGTCACACTGCATGTCTGCATCACCTGCCGCGCCGGCCAGACGCTGGGCGAGGGCGAGGTCGCGCCCGGCAAGCGCCTGCACGGCGCGATCCTCGAGGCTGGCGTGCCCGAAGGCGTCACCGTGGTTCCCGTCGAATGCCTGTCTGCATGCAGCCAGGGTTGCTCGGTCGCGCTCAGCGCGCCCGGCCGCTGGTCGTATGTCTATGGCCGCCTCTCGGATGCCAATGCGCACGACGTGGTCGCGGGCGCCGCCGCCTATGCTGCCGCGCCCGACGGCCTGGTGCCCTGGCGCAGCAGGCCCGAAATCTTCCGCAAGCAGTCGCTTGCCCGCATTCCCCCCATTGCCGTGTTGCCGGAGGCCGCCGAATGA
- the cobO gene encoding cob(I)yrinic acid a,c-diamide adenosyltransferase — protein sequence MTPEPETQTADETDAKTDAKHAAKMAKIKVARDKIMATKSGEKGLIIVHTGAGKGKSSSAFGMIVRCVAHGLPCAVVQFIKGAWDTGERRLLTGHFGELCQFHAMGEGFTWETQDRARDIAAARAGWEKAKALISDQRLRMVVLDEINIALRYDYLDIAEVVDFLKTSKPPMTHVVLTGRNAKDELIEIADLVTEMTLVKHPFRSGIKAQAGVEF from the coding sequence ATGACGCCTGAACCGGAGACCCAGACGGCCGACGAAACCGACGCCAAGACTGACGCCAAGCACGCCGCGAAAATGGCGAAGATCAAGGTCGCCCGCGACAAGATCATGGCGACCAAGAGCGGCGAAAAAGGCCTCATCATCGTCCACACCGGCGCCGGCAAGGGCAAGTCCTCCTCCGCCTTCGGCATGATCGTGCGTTGCGTTGCCCACGGCCTGCCCTGCGCGGTCGTGCAGTTCATCAAGGGCGCTTGGGACACCGGCGAGCGGCGCCTGCTCACCGGCCATTTCGGCGAGCTCTGCCAGTTCCACGCCATGGGCGAGGGCTTTACCTGGGAGACGCAGGACCGCGCTCGCGACATCGCGGCCGCCCGCGCCGGCTGGGAAAAAGCGAAGGCGCTGATATCCGATCAACGGCTGCGCATGGTCGTGCTCGACGAAATCAACATCGCGCTGCGCTACGACTATCTCGACATCGCAGAGGTCGTCGATTTCCTGAAAACCTCGAAGCCGCCGATGACGCATGTCGTGCTCACCGGCCGCAATGCCAAGGACGAGCTGATCGAGATCGCCGATCTCGTCACCGAGATGACGCTGGTGAAGCATCCGTTCCGCTCCGGCATCAAGGCGCAGGCCGGCGTCGAGTTCTGA
- the cobW gene encoding cobalamin biosynthesis protein CobW, giving the protein MNSLAKVPVTVVTGFLGSGKTTLIQHLLSNAGGKKLAVLVNEFGSEGVDGEILKSCADANCPEENIVELANGCICCTVADDFIPTMEQLLARPVRPDHILIETSGLALPKPLLKAFDWPEIRSRITVDGVIALADAEAVAAGRFAPDPDAVEAQRAADDNLDHETPLSEVFEDQIACADIVLLTKADLAGAAGIEAAKALITAEMPRRVPMLPITDGAIDARVILGLGAAAENDLAARPSHHDGEEEHEHDDFASVVIDLPEVADVDALVASVQKLAREQNVLRAKGYIAVAGKPMRLLLQAVGERVRHQFDKPWGAGLRQSKLVVIGEHGDIDETAIRSGLGI; this is encoded by the coding sequence ATGAACTCGCTCGCAAAAGTCCCGGTGACTGTTGTCACCGGCTTCCTCGGCTCCGGCAAGACGACGCTGATCCAGCATCTGCTCAGCAATGCGGGCGGCAAGAAGCTCGCCGTGCTCGTCAACGAGTTTGGCAGCGAGGGTGTCGACGGCGAGATTCTGAAGTCCTGCGCCGATGCGAACTGCCCGGAAGAAAACATCGTCGAGCTCGCCAATGGCTGCATCTGCTGCACCGTTGCCGACGATTTCATTCCGACCATGGAGCAGCTGCTGGCGCGCCCTGTCAGGCCCGATCACATCCTGATCGAGACCTCGGGGCTGGCGCTGCCGAAGCCGCTGCTCAAGGCGTTCGACTGGCCGGAGATCCGCTCGCGCATCACGGTCGACGGCGTCATTGCGCTCGCCGATGCCGAGGCGGTCGCCGCCGGTCGTTTCGCGCCGGATCCGGATGCGGTCGAAGCCCAGCGCGCGGCGGACGATAATCTCGATCATGAGACGCCGCTCTCGGAAGTTTTCGAGGACCAGATCGCCTGCGCCGACATCGTGCTGCTGACCAAGGCGGACCTCGCGGGTGCTGCGGGCATCGAGGCCGCCAAGGCGCTGATCACTGCCGAGATGCCGCGCCGCGTGCCGATGCTTCCCATTACCGACGGCGCGATCGATGCGCGCGTCATTCTCGGCCTCGGCGCCGCTGCCGAGAACGATCTCGCCGCGCGCCCCTCGCACCATGACGGCGAGGAGGAGCACGAGCATGACGATTTCGCTTCCGTCGTGATCGATCTCCCTGAGGTCGCCGACGTCGATGCGCTGGTCGCGTCCGTACAGAAGCTGGCGCGCGAGCAGAACGTGCTGCGCGCCAAGGGCTATATCGCGGTCGCGGGCAAGCCCATGCGCCTGCTGCTGCAGGCGGTCGGCGAGCGCGTGCGCCACCAGTTCGACAAGCCCTGGGGCGCAGGGCTCAGGCAGTCGAAGCTCGTCGTGATCGGCGAGCACGGCGATATCGACGAAACCGCGATCAGGTCAGGGCTAGGGATCTGA
- the cobJ gene encoding precorrin-3B C(17)-methyltransferase, whose translation MTGTLTIAGLGPGSDALVTPEVTAALAAATDILGYAPYVARVPPRPGLKLHPSDNREELQRAAEALQLAAEGRQVVVVSSGDPGVFAMASAVFEALEQAPQHQDLPIRVLPGITAMLAAAARAGAPLGHDFCAINLSDNLKPWTVIEKRLRLAAEADFSIAMYNPRSASRPEGFGRALAVLKETGCGERLVIFARAVSAPDEKIVIVPLDDATPEMADMRTLVIVGNSQTRRVGRWIYAPRRAR comes from the coding sequence ATGACGGGCACGCTGACCATCGCGGGCCTCGGCCCGGGCAGCGATGCGCTGGTGACGCCGGAGGTCACTGCAGCGCTTGCCGCCGCGACCGACATCCTTGGGTACGCCCCCTATGTCGCGCGCGTGCCGCCGCGGCCCGGCCTCAAGCTCCATCCCTCCGACAACCGCGAGGAGCTTCAGCGGGCAGCAGAAGCCTTGCAGCTTGCGGCCGAAGGCCGGCAGGTGGTCGTCGTCTCCTCCGGCGATCCCGGCGTGTTCGCGATGGCATCCGCGGTGTTCGAGGCGTTGGAACAGGCGCCGCAACATCAGGACCTGCCGATCCGCGTCCTGCCCGGCATCACCGCGATGCTGGCGGCGGCTGCGCGCGCCGGCGCGCCGCTCGGCCACGATTTCTGCGCGATCAATCTCTCCGACAACCTGAAGCCCTGGACGGTGATCGAGAAGCGTCTGCGGCTCGCGGCCGAAGCGGATTTTTCGATTGCAATGTACAATCCGCGCTCGGCGAGCCGGCCGGAGGGATTTGGCCGCGCGCTCGCGGTGTTGAAGGAAACCGGCTGTGGCGAGCGCCTCGTGATTTTCGCGCGCGCCGTCAGCGCGCCTGACGAAAAGATCGTGATCGTGCCACTGGACGACGCGACGCCCGAGATGGCGGACATGCGAACGCTGGTGATCGTCGGCAATTCGCAGACGCGCCGCGTCGGCCGCTGGATCTATGCGCCGAGGCGGGCCCGATGA
- a CDS encoding precorrin-2 C(20)-methyltransferase, translating into MGRIICCGLGPGDPDLMSVRADRTVRGAQHVAFFRKKGRPGQARRIVEGMLAADVTEYPMEYPVTTEIAFDSPNYVQLLAGFYDEWAERLARLSRAVDVVVLCEGDPYFYGSFMHLHARLQGRVEIEVIAGIPGMVGCWNGVGQPIALGDDVTTVLMGTLPESELERRMRDSDALVIMKTGRNLAKVRRALASTGRLDDAWLVERGTMPGERIARLAEIGAAECPYFAIVLVHGKGRLPDSAE; encoded by the coding sequence ATGGGACGCATCATCTGCTGCGGTCTCGGCCCCGGCGATCCCGATCTGATGAGTGTGCGCGCGGACCGGACCGTGCGCGGCGCGCAGCACGTCGCCTTTTTCCGCAAGAAGGGCCGTCCCGGTCAGGCGCGGCGTATCGTCGAGGGGATGCTCGCGGCCGACGTCACCGAATATCCCATGGAATATCCTGTCACGACGGAGATCGCGTTCGATAGCCCGAACTACGTGCAATTGCTTGCCGGCTTCTACGACGAATGGGCCGAGCGTCTGGCGCGGCTTTCGCGCGCGGTCGACGTCGTCGTGCTCTGCGAGGGCGATCCCTATTTCTACGGGTCCTTCATGCATCTGCACGCGCGGCTGCAAGGCCGCGTCGAGATCGAGGTGATCGCCGGCATTCCCGGCATGGTCGGCTGCTGGAATGGTGTCGGCCAGCCGATTGCGCTGGGCGACGACGTGACGACGGTGCTGATGGGAACGCTTCCCGAATCCGAGCTTGAACGCCGCATGCGCGATTCCGATGCGCTGGTGATCATGAAGACCGGGCGCAACCTCGCAAAAGTGCGGCGCGCACTCGCGTCCACCGGCCGCCTCGATGACGCCTGGCTGGTGGAGCGCGGCACCATGCCGGGCGAGCGCATCGCGCGGCTCGCCGAGATCGGCGCCGCTGAGTGTCCCTACTTCGCGATCGTGCTCGTGCACGGCAAGGGCCGGCTTCCGGACTCCGCCGAATGA
- a CDS encoding cobyric acid synthase, which yields MARALMIQGAGSDVGKSLIVAGLARAFTRRAMRVLPFKPQNMSNNAAVTVDGGEIGRAQALQALAAGVEPHTDMNPVLLKPETDVGAQVIVHGKRIATARAREYAAMKPSLMGAVLESFGRLKARSDLVLVEGAGSPAEVNLRKADIANMGFARKADVPVVLVGDIDRGGVIAQLVGIKTVIDPDDAALIHGFVINKFRGDPTLFDDGYKLIEQKTAWRGLGVLPWFARAGELPAEDALGLSDARKPGQCKIACLALSRIANFDDLDPLKLEPGVDLVMVRPGEAIPGDVRLVVIPGSKSTRGDLAFLRAQGWDIDLLAHHRRGGHVLGLCGGYQMLGHSVADPDGIEGPAGDTPGLGLLDVETVMSPQKTLTRVAAVHAATAQPIQAYEIHIGRTDGPDRVRPFAKLNGEPEGAISGDGRVQGSYLHGLFTSDDFRKAYLAKLDIPTGEEPYHARVESALDALADHIERHLDVEGLLALAR from the coding sequence ATGGCACGCGCATTGATGATCCAGGGGGCCGGCTCGGACGTGGGCAAATCGCTCATCGTCGCCGGCCTTGCTCGCGCTTTCACGCGACGGGCCATGCGCGTGCTCCCGTTCAAGCCGCAGAACATGTCGAACAACGCGGCCGTCACCGTCGATGGCGGCGAGATCGGTCGCGCACAGGCGCTGCAGGCGCTTGCAGCGGGTGTCGAACCGCACACCGACATGAACCCGGTGCTGCTCAAGCCGGAGACCGATGTCGGCGCGCAGGTGATCGTGCATGGCAAGCGCATCGCGACTGCGCGCGCGCGTGAATACGCGGCGATGAAGCCCTCGCTGATGGGCGCGGTGCTGGAGAGTTTTGGGCGGCTCAAGGCGCGCTCTGACCTGGTGCTGGTCGAAGGCGCCGGCAGCCCGGCCGAGGTGAACCTTCGCAAGGCCGACATCGCCAATATGGGCTTTGCCCGCAAGGCCGATGTCCCCGTCGTGCTGGTCGGAGATATCGACCGTGGCGGCGTCATCGCCCAGCTCGTCGGCATCAAGACGGTGATCGACCCTGACGATGCCGCCTTGATCCACGGTTTTGTCATCAACAAGTTCCGCGGCGATCCCACGCTGTTCGACGACGGCTACAAGCTGATCGAACAAAAGACCGCATGGCGCGGCCTCGGCGTGCTGCCCTGGTTCGCGCGCGCCGGCGAGCTGCCGGCGGAGGATGCGCTGGGCCTGAGCGACGCGCGCAAGCCCGGCCAGTGCAAGATCGCCTGCCTCGCGCTGTCGCGGATCGCCAATTTCGACGATCTCGATCCGCTCAAGCTCGAGCCCGGGGTCGATCTCGTCATGGTGCGTCCGGGCGAAGCGATCCCCGGCGACGTCAGGCTCGTCGTCATCCCCGGTTCGAAGTCCACGCGCGGCGATCTCGCCTTTTTGCGCGCGCAGGGCTGGGACATCGATCTGCTCGCACATCATCGCAGAGGCGGTCACGTGCTAGGCCTCTGCGGCGGCTATCAGATGCTCGGACACAGCGTCGCGGATCCTGACGGCATCGAGGGGCCCGCGGGCGACACGCCGGGCCTTGGACTGCTGGACGTGGAAACGGTGATGAGCCCGCAGAAGACTCTGACGCGTGTTGCGGCCGTGCATGCGGCGACGGCCCAGCCGATCCAGGCTTACGAGATCCACATCGGCCGCACCGACGGGCCGGATCGCGTACGGCCGTTCGCAAAACTGAATGGCGAGCCGGAAGGCGCGATTTCCGGCGATGGGCGCGTACAGGGCAGCTATCTTCACGGCCTGTTCACGTCGGATGATTTCCGCAAGGCGTATCTGGCGAAGCTCGACATCCCCACAGGCGAGGAGCCCTATCACGCCAGGGTCGAGAGCGCGCTCGATGCCCTGGCCGATCACATCGAACGGCATCTCGACGTCGAAGGCCTGCTCGCGCTAGCACGCTAG
- a CDS encoding precorrin-8X methylmutase yields the protein MPHAYETDGAAIYRQSFATIRAEADLARFTPDEEQVVVRMIHAAGMVGLEAHIRFTSGMATAARAALQKGAPILCDARMVSEGITRARLPAANAVICTLGDETVPALAQSMRNTRSAAALELWRPHLDGAIVAIGNAPTALFHLLNMLEDRSCPRPAAIIGCPVGFVGAAESKAALMADPPVPALTVEGRLGGSAITVAAVNALASRSE from the coding sequence ATGCCACATGCTTACGAGACCGACGGCGCGGCGATCTATCGTCAATCCTTTGCGACCATCCGGGCCGAGGCCGATCTGGCCCGCTTCACGCCTGATGAGGAGCAGGTCGTGGTGCGGATGATCCATGCGGCGGGCATGGTCGGCCTCGAAGCTCATATCCGCTTCACATCGGGCATGGCGACCGCGGCTCGCGCAGCCTTGCAGAAGGGCGCACCGATCCTGTGCGACGCCCGCATGGTGTCGGAAGGAATTACGCGCGCGCGATTGCCTGCGGCCAACGCCGTGATCTGCACGCTTGGCGACGAGACCGTTCCCGCGCTGGCGCAATCCATGCGCAACACACGCTCGGCCGCGGCGCTGGAGCTGTGGCGACCGCATCTCGATGGCGCGATCGTCGCGATCGGCAACGCGCCCACCGCGCTGTTCCATCTGCTCAATATGCTGGAAGATCGCAGCTGCCCACGGCCCGCGGCGATTATCGGCTGTCCCGTTGGCTTCGTTGGCGCAGCCGAATCCAAGGCCGCGTTGATGGCCGATCCACCGGTGCCGGCGCTGACGGTCGAGGGTCGCCTCGGCGGCTCTGCAATCACGGTCGCTGCCGTGAACGCGCTGGCGAGCCGGAGCGAATAG
- the cobG gene encoding precorrin-3B synthase produces the protein MSAASVKGWCPGALRPMQSGDGLVVRVRPFGGRLDAAQTAGLAHLAERHGNGLIDVTSRANLQIRGVSETSHRLLLDGLAQLKLLDPDADTESRRNILVTPFWRDGDETQALAAELEEALADSALELPTKFGFAVDDGKSRVLAGDSADVRIERDASGGLMVRADGATLGRSVARGEAVTAALAVARWFVTSGVRDGRGRMATHVAAGATLPQALRGEAEPAPIMAAVRPGLYPQGAMVGIAFGQMPHATLNQLSGLGHALRMTPWRMVLSEGKLTMPSAPGLITEACDPALRVIACSGAPRCREAHADTRGLAATLAPNIGGAARLHVSGCAKGCAHSGAVAITLVATAAGFDLVRDGSTRDEPVLRGLDRDDIVRDPSILLGGN, from the coding sequence ATGAGCGCGGCTTCGGTGAAGGGCTGGTGTCCTGGGGCGCTGCGGCCGATGCAATCGGGCGACGGGCTCGTGGTCCGCGTGCGCCCGTTCGGTGGCCGGCTCGATGCGGCCCAGACCGCTGGCCTTGCGCATCTTGCCGAGCGCCATGGTAATGGCCTGATCGACGTGACGAGCCGCGCCAATCTCCAGATCAGAGGCGTCAGCGAGACCAGCCACCGGCTGCTGCTTGACGGGCTCGCGCAATTGAAGTTGCTCGACCCTGATGCCGACACTGAATCCCGCCGCAACATCCTGGTCACGCCGTTCTGGCGCGATGGCGACGAGACCCAGGCGCTCGCCGCCGAGCTCGAAGAGGCGCTGGCGGACTCTGCGCTCGAGCTTCCCACGAAATTCGGCTTCGCCGTCGATGACGGCAAATCACGCGTGCTTGCTGGAGATTCCGCCGACGTCCGGATCGAGCGTGACGCTTCAGGTGGTCTCATGGTGCGCGCCGATGGCGCCACGCTCGGCCGCAGCGTAGCGCGCGGCGAGGCGGTGACCGCCGCACTTGCCGTCGCGCGCTGGTTCGTCACATCAGGCGTCCGGGATGGGCGAGGACGGATGGCAACGCATGTTGCCGCCGGCGCAACATTGCCTCAGGCGCTGCGCGGCGAGGCGGAGCCCGCGCCGATCATGGCAGCAGTGCGTCCCGGGCTTTATCCGCAAGGCGCCATGGTCGGGATCGCCTTCGGACAGATGCCGCATGCGACGCTCAATCAGCTCTCGGGCCTCGGGCATGCGCTGCGGATGACGCCGTGGCGGATGGTTTTGAGCGAAGGCAAGCTAACGATGCCATCAGCCCCAGGCCTGATCACCGAAGCCTGCGATCCGGCGTTGCGCGTCATCGCCTGCAGCGGCGCGCCGCGCTGCCGCGAGGCCCATGCCGACACCCGCGGGCTGGCCGCAACGCTCGCGCCGAACATCGGCGGGGCCGCGCGGCTTCACGTCTCTGGCTGCGCAAAGGGCTGCGCCCATTCCGGCGCGGTCGCGATCACGCTGGTCGCGACGGCTGCCGGGTTTGATCTCGTGCGCGACGGCTCGACCCGCGACGAGCCGGTCCTGCGCGGGCTTGACCGCGACGATATCGTTCGCGATCCCTCCATCCTGTTGGGAGGGAACTGA